Proteins from one Stenotrophomonas aracearum genomic window:
- a CDS encoding peptide MFS transporter: MSVDAAAKSVPEPALPEFKTTMGHPRPLWMLFMTEFWERFAFYGIRWALVLYIVAQFFGGDSAGQAAASRTYGAYLALVYAAAIFGGYVADRVLGYQRSILTGAVIMAAGLFMVAMPNKEVFELGLATIIIGNGLFKPNISTMVGKLYGLKDERRDSGFTIFYMGINIGAMIAPVLTQYLAEKVFGTEAMPSYKMVFIASGIGMLLSLVWFYIGRAGLKGIGAPPAGGEGMGRVVMVFVGSLVAIPVAYFLLSTGATALAWILGIMFVALGALLLVEGIREGKVQRDRVIAMLIIFTFNVMFWMFFEQAGSSFTFLADNIVNRNLGGWTFPTAWFQSVNSVAIIALAPIIAWIWIKLGRANPSIPRKFGLGLLFNGAAFALLMLALSSMVVDGKIPFWTLFMVYVIQSVGELCLSPIGLSMVTKLAPVRLVGFGMGGWFLSTGIGNNLSGIFAGVVSGEGGMTVESALKGYTFGFWALIGSGVVLFLIAPLINKLMHGVK; this comes from the coding sequence ATGAGCGTAGACGCCGCCGCGAAATCCGTTCCCGAACCGGCGTTGCCGGAGTTCAAGACCACGATGGGCCATCCGCGCCCGCTGTGGATGCTGTTCATGACCGAGTTCTGGGAGCGCTTCGCGTTCTACGGGATCCGCTGGGCGCTGGTGCTGTACATCGTGGCCCAGTTCTTCGGTGGCGACTCGGCCGGGCAGGCCGCAGCCAGCCGCACCTACGGCGCCTACCTGGCCCTGGTCTACGCCGCCGCGATCTTCGGTGGCTACGTGGCCGACCGCGTGCTGGGCTACCAGCGTTCGATCCTGACCGGCGCGGTGATCATGGCCGCCGGTCTGTTCATGGTCGCCATGCCGAACAAGGAAGTGTTCGAGCTGGGCCTGGCCACGATCATCATCGGCAATGGCCTGTTCAAGCCGAACATCTCCACCATGGTCGGCAAGCTGTACGGCCTGAAGGATGAGCGCCGCGACTCGGGCTTCACCATCTTCTACATGGGCATCAACATCGGCGCGATGATCGCCCCGGTGCTGACCCAGTACCTGGCCGAAAAGGTCTTCGGTACCGAAGCGATGCCGTCCTACAAGATGGTGTTCATCGCATCCGGCATCGGCATGCTGCTCAGCCTGGTGTGGTTCTACATCGGCCGCGCCGGGCTCAAGGGCATCGGCGCACCGCCGGCCGGTGGCGAAGGCATGGGCCGCGTGGTGATGGTGTTCGTAGGCTCGCTGGTCGCCATTCCGGTGGCCTACTTCCTGCTCTCCACTGGTGCCACCGCGCTGGCCTGGATCCTCGGCATCATGTTCGTGGCGCTCGGTGCGCTGCTGCTGGTGGAAGGCATCCGCGAAGGCAAGGTGCAGCGCGACCGCGTCATCGCGATGCTGATCATCTTCACGTTCAACGTGATGTTCTGGATGTTCTTCGAACAGGCCGGCAGCTCCTTCACCTTCCTGGCCGACAACATCGTCAACCGCAACCTGGGTGGCTGGACCTTCCCGACCGCGTGGTTCCAGTCGGTGAACTCGGTGGCCATCATCGCGCTGGCCCCGATCATCGCCTGGATCTGGATCAAGCTTGGCCGTGCCAATCCGTCCATCCCGCGCAAGTTCGGCCTGGGCCTGCTGTTCAACGGCGCTGCGTTCGCGCTGCTTATGCTGGCCCTGTCCAGCATGGTGGTGGACGGCAAGATCCCGTTCTGGACGCTGTTCATGGTCTACGTGATCCAGTCCGTGGGTGAGCTGTGCCTGTCGCCGATCGGTCTGTCGATGGTGACCAAGCTGGCACCGGTGCGCCTGGTCGGTTTCGGCATGGGTGGCTGGTTCCTGTCCACCGGCATCGGCAACAACCTGTCGGGCATCTTCGCCGGCGTGGTGAGCGGCGAAGGCGGCATGACCGTTGAGTCGGCGCTGAAGGGGTACACCTTCGGCTTCTGGGCGTTGATCGGTTCGGGCGTGGTGCTGTTCCTGATCGCCCCGCTGATCAACAAGCTGATGCACGGCGTCAAGTGA
- a CDS encoding tryptophan 2,3-dioxygenase gives MSVDKNQRDLEAGIHTDLEGRLTYGGYLRLDQLLSAQQPLSNPPHHDEMLFIIQHQTSELWLKLLGHELRAAIGFLQNDQVWQCQKVLARSKQVLRQLTEQWSVLETLTPSEYMGFRDVLGPSSGFQSLQYRYIEFLLGNKNAQMLQVFSHDPAGQAQLQQVLDAPSLYEEFLRYLARFGHDIPAGYQAREWQSPHVSDDTLLPVFERIYQNTDRYWREYALCEDLVDLETAFQLWRFRHMRTVMRVIGFKRGTGGSSGVGFLRQALELTFFPELFQVRTTIRNDDPLPPEA, from the coding sequence ATGTCTGTCGACAAGAACCAACGCGATCTGGAAGCCGGCATCCACACCGACCTGGAAGGCCGCCTGACCTACGGCGGCTACCTGCGGCTGGACCAGCTGCTCTCGGCGCAGCAGCCGCTGTCCAACCCGCCGCACCACGACGAGATGCTCTTCATCATCCAGCACCAGACCTCGGAGCTGTGGCTGAAGCTGCTGGGGCACGAGCTGCGCGCGGCGATCGGCTTCCTGCAGAACGACCAGGTCTGGCAGTGCCAGAAGGTGTTGGCGCGCAGCAAGCAGGTGCTGCGCCAGCTCACCGAACAGTGGTCGGTGCTGGAAACGCTGACCCCGTCCGAATACATGGGCTTCCGCGACGTGCTGGGCCCGTCGTCGGGCTTCCAGTCGCTGCAGTACCGCTACATCGAGTTCCTGCTGGGCAACAAGAACGCGCAGATGCTGCAGGTGTTCTCGCATGACCCGGCGGGGCAGGCGCAGCTGCAGCAGGTACTGGACGCGCCCAGCCTGTACGAGGAGTTCCTGCGCTACCTGGCACGCTTCGGCCACGACATCCCGGCCGGTTACCAGGCGCGCGAATGGCAGTCGCCGCATGTGTCCGACGACACGCTGCTGCCGGTGTTCGAGCGGATCTACCAGAACACCGACCGCTACTGGCGCGAGTACGCGCTGTGCGAAGACCTGGTGGACCTGGAAACCGCCTTCCAGCTCTGGCGCTTCCGCCACATGCGTACGGTGATGCGGGTGATCGGCTTCAAGCGCGGCACCGGTGGCTCCAGCGGGGTGGGCTTCCTGCGCCAGGCGTTGGAGCTGACCTTCTTCCCGGAGCTGTTCCAGGTGCGCACCACGATCCGCAACGACGATCCGCTGCCGCCGGAGGCCTGA
- the pdhA gene encoding pyruvate dehydrogenase (acetyl-transferring) E1 component subunit alpha — translation MTVAAEFKIEYLQYLDTDGTLVRDDLPEALRDPRALLPMFKQMLFVRVFDGKSIALQRTGKLGTYAACLGHEAAHVGIGAAMQKDDVFAPSYREYGAMFMRGVRPRDVLMYWGGDERGNDYGGNAAKDFPFCVPISTQCLHAAGAALKFKLNQEKQIAVAVCGDGGSSKTDFYAALNSAGAYKLPLILCIVNNGWAISVPRSAQTGAETLAQKGLAGGLHCLQVDGNDLIAVMAAMLQARERALAGDGGTVLELMTYRLSDHTTADDARRYRDDAEVKDAWQREPMLRLRKYLIGAGVWSDEEEQAWTVECGKRVDEEVNLYLNTPVQPVEAMFDFLYADPPQDLLAQRAQAIALEQRHG, via the coding sequence ATGACGGTTGCCGCTGAGTTCAAGATCGAATACCTGCAGTACCTGGACACGGACGGCACGCTCGTCCGCGATGACCTGCCCGAAGCCCTGCGCGACCCGCGCGCGCTGCTGCCGATGTTCAAGCAGATGCTGTTCGTGCGCGTGTTCGACGGCAAGTCGATCGCGCTGCAGCGTACCGGCAAGCTGGGGACCTACGCCGCCTGCCTGGGCCATGAGGCCGCGCACGTGGGCATCGGCGCGGCCATGCAGAAAGACGACGTGTTCGCCCCCTCCTACCGCGAGTATGGCGCCATGTTCATGCGTGGCGTGCGCCCGCGCGACGTCCTGATGTACTGGGGCGGCGACGAGCGCGGCAACGACTACGGCGGCAATGCGGCCAAGGACTTCCCGTTCTGCGTGCCGATCTCCACCCAGTGCCTGCACGCCGCCGGCGCTGCGCTGAAGTTCAAGCTCAACCAGGAGAAGCAGATCGCCGTGGCCGTCTGCGGCGACGGTGGCAGCTCCAAGACCGACTTCTATGCTGCGCTGAACTCGGCCGGTGCCTACAAGCTGCCGCTGATCCTGTGCATCGTCAACAACGGTTGGGCGATCTCGGTGCCGCGTTCGGCCCAGACCGGTGCGGAAACGCTGGCCCAGAAGGGCCTGGCCGGTGGCCTGCACTGCCTGCAGGTGGACGGCAACGACCTGATCGCGGTGATGGCCGCCATGCTGCAGGCGCGCGAGCGCGCGCTGGCCGGCGACGGCGGCACCGTGCTGGAACTGATGACCTACCGCCTGTCCGACCACACAACCGCCGATGACGCGCGCCGCTACCGCGACGATGCCGAGGTGAAGGACGCCTGGCAGCGCGAACCGATGCTGCGCCTGCGCAAGTACCTGATCGGTGCCGGCGTGTGGAGCGATGAAGAAGAACAGGCGTGGACCGTCGAGTGCGGCAAGCGCGTGGACGAAGAAGTGAACCTGTACCTAAACACGCCGGTGCAGCCGGTCGAGGCGATGTTCGACTTCCTGTATGCCGATCCGCCGCAGGACCTGCTGGCCCAGCGCGCCCAGGCGATTGCCCTGGAGCAGCGCCATGGATGA
- a CDS encoding alpha-ketoacid dehydrogenase subunit beta, translated as MDEIKNGASGAQTNAADSAAVARGEETMTSTPITLIEAITQALAWELEHDKSVLVLGEDVGVNGGVFRATAGLQQRFGADRILDTPLDETTIAGLTIGLAAQGMKPVAEAQFDGFMYPMVDHIVCHAARLRYRTRGRLHCPMVLRVPWGGGIRAPEHHSEANEAIFTNVPGLRVVLPSSPQRAYGLLLAAIREPDPVIYMEPKRIYRQYKEVVVNDGEALPLDVCFVLRDGTDVTLVTWGAQVKEALEAADKLAGEGISAEVIDVATLRPLDFATIAESVAKTGRCVIVQEAPKTAGFGAEIAARLAEESLYDLLAPVERVTGYDTHIPLFRLEMKYLPSVDRIVSAAKRAVAAG; from the coding sequence ATGGATGAGATCAAGAACGGCGCCTCCGGCGCGCAGACCAACGCCGCCGACAGCGCCGCCGTCGCGCGCGGAGAAGAAACGATGACCAGCACCCCCATCACCCTCATCGAAGCCATCACCCAGGCCCTGGCCTGGGAGCTGGAGCACGACAAGTCGGTGCTGGTGCTCGGCGAAGACGTCGGTGTCAACGGCGGCGTGTTCCGCGCCACCGCCGGCCTGCAGCAGCGCTTCGGCGCCGACCGCATCCTGGACACCCCGCTGGATGAAACCACTATTGCCGGCCTGACCATCGGCCTGGCCGCACAGGGCATGAAGCCGGTGGCCGAAGCCCAGTTCGACGGCTTCATGTACCCGATGGTGGACCACATCGTCTGCCACGCCGCGCGCCTGCGTTACCGCACCCGTGGCCGTCTGCACTGCCCGATGGTGCTGCGCGTGCCGTGGGGCGGCGGCATCCGCGCGCCGGAACACCACAGCGAAGCCAACGAAGCGATCTTCACCAACGTGCCGGGCCTGCGCGTGGTGCTGCCTTCTTCGCCGCAGCGCGCCTATGGCCTGCTGCTGGCCGCGATCCGCGAACCGGATCCGGTGATCTACATGGAACCCAAGCGCATCTACCGCCAGTACAAGGAAGTAGTGGTCAACGACGGCGAAGCGCTGCCGCTGGACGTGTGCTTCGTGCTGCGCGACGGCACCGACGTGACCCTGGTGACCTGGGGCGCGCAGGTGAAGGAAGCGCTGGAAGCGGCCGACAAGCTGGCCGGCGAAGGCATCAGTGCCGAGGTGATCGACGTGGCCACGCTGCGTCCGCTCGACTTCGCCACCATCGCCGAGTCGGTGGCCAAGACCGGCCGCTGCGTGATCGTGCAGGAGGCCCCGAAGACCGCGGGCTTCGGCGCTGAAATCGCCGCGCGCCTGGCCGAGGAATCGCTGTACGACCTGCTCGCGCCGGTCGAACGCGTGACCGGCTACGACACCCACATTCCGCTGTTCCGCCTGGAAATGAAGTACCTGCCGAGCGTGGACCGGATCGTCAGCGCGGCCAAACGCGCGGTGGCGGCAGGCTGA
- a CDS encoding SH3 domain-containing protein: MRARLLGPYRSQYPNPLRFRTGQIVELGVRDEEWPAFAWVRTDDGRAGWAPVAWLQRLDEGRAEALRDYDARELDVDSGEMVKLHHEHGGWWWSERANGATGWLPARDLELLEENCT, encoded by the coding sequence ATGCGGGCCCGTCTCCTAGGCCCGTACCGCAGCCAGTACCCCAACCCGCTCCGGTTCCGCACCGGCCAGATCGTCGAACTGGGTGTTCGTGACGAGGAATGGCCGGCGTTTGCCTGGGTACGCACCGATGACGGGCGTGCCGGCTGGGCACCGGTAGCGTGGTTGCAGAGGTTGGACGAGGGTCGCGCGGAAGCACTGCGCGACTACGACGCCCGCGAACTGGACGTGGACAGTGGCGAAATGGTCAAGCTGCATCATGAACACGGCGGCTGGTGGTGGTCCGAACGCGCAAACGGCGCGACGGGCTGGCTGCCGGCCCGCGATCTCGAACTGCTGGAAGAGAACTGCACATGA
- a CDS encoding dihydrolipoamide acetyltransferase family protein: MSENKNFHLPDLGEGLPDATIVEWFVKEGDVIKLDEPLVSMETAKAVVEVPSPFSGTVLKLAGGAGDIIPTGSVLAQFVLDPNLPQRADGQDTGHSHSHGHAAPAPTPSTGQTAPAQPDKVVASDDGGEIAKPGAEREDEGTVVGAMQSSNAVHAEQAVAVGGVKAVPAVRATARKLGVDLTRVRATGADGAVTMADVKQAAADGSAKVGAAPAPAAAAPVAAAAPVARAAEARAPLSAAGKPMRTQPPGVVAKGQPEQLKGVRRNMARVMADAHSKVVPTTLNDDADIHAWAPGNDMTARLVRAIVVGCQKVPALNAWFDGDALTRTLHAHVDVGIAVDTDDGLFVPALRNADVLDARGIREGVNRLREQVEARSIAASELSGYTISLSNFGMFAGRYATPVVVPPCVAIVAAGRARHQMTPVMGGVEAHKVIPLSVTFDHRAATGGEAARFLRAMLDDLALAN, encoded by the coding sequence ATGAGTGAGAACAAGAATTTCCACCTGCCCGACCTCGGCGAAGGCCTGCCCGACGCCACCATCGTCGAGTGGTTCGTCAAGGAAGGCGACGTGATCAAGCTGGACGAGCCGCTGGTCTCGATGGAGACCGCCAAGGCCGTGGTTGAAGTGCCCTCGCCGTTCTCCGGCACGGTGCTGAAGCTGGCCGGCGGCGCCGGCGACATCATTCCCACCGGCAGCGTGCTGGCCCAGTTCGTACTGGACCCGAACCTGCCGCAGCGCGCCGATGGCCAGGACACCGGCCACAGCCACAGCCACGGCCACGCGGCGCCGGCGCCGACACCGAGCACCGGCCAGACCGCCCCGGCGCAGCCGGACAAGGTGGTGGCTTCCGACGATGGCGGCGAGATCGCCAAGCCGGGCGCCGAGCGCGAAGACGAAGGCACCGTGGTCGGTGCGATGCAGAGCTCCAACGCCGTGCACGCCGAACAGGCGGTGGCGGTAGGCGGGGTCAAGGCCGTGCCGGCGGTGCGCGCCACCGCGCGCAAGCTGGGCGTGGACCTGACCCGCGTGCGGGCCACCGGCGCCGACGGCGCGGTGACCATGGCCGACGTCAAGCAGGCCGCTGCCGACGGCAGCGCCAAGGTCGGTGCGGCACCGGCACCTGCGGCGGCAGCCCCGGTGGCGGCAGCCGCCCCGGTCGCGCGCGCCGCTGAAGCCCGCGCGCCGTTGTCGGCCGCCGGCAAGCCGATGCGCACCCAGCCGCCGGGCGTGGTCGCCAAGGGCCAGCCGGAGCAGCTGAAGGGTGTCCGCCGCAACATGGCACGGGTGATGGCCGACGCACACAGCAAGGTCGTGCCGACCACGCTGAACGACGACGCCGATATCCACGCCTGGGCGCCGGGCAACGACATGACCGCCCGCCTGGTGCGTGCGATCGTGGTCGGTTGCCAGAAGGTCCCGGCGCTGAATGCCTGGTTCGACGGCGACGCCCTGACCCGCACCCTGCACGCACACGTGGACGTGGGCATCGCGGTGGACACCGACGACGGCCTGTTCGTGCCGGCCCTGCGCAATGCCGACGTGCTGGATGCACGCGGCATCCGCGAAGGCGTGAACCGCCTGCGTGAGCAGGTCGAAGCGCGCTCGATCGCGGCCTCGGAGCTGAGCGGCTACACCATCTCGCTCTCCAACTTCGGCATGTTCGCCGGTCGCTATGCCACCCCGGTGGTGGTACCGCCGTGCGTGGCCATCGTCGCCGCCGGCCGTGCCCGCCACCAGATGACCCCGGTCATGGGCGGCGTGGAAGCGCACAAGGTGATCCCGCTGTCGGTCACCTTCGACCACCGCGCGGCCACCGGTGGCGAAGCGGCCCGCTTCCTGCGCGCGATGCTGGACGACCTGGCCCTGGCCAACTGA
- a CDS encoding GGDEF domain-containing protein, which translates to MKDPQDALPSPGPGTAVGRLLSRRLGAAKATGDTVDTPVARGGSSAQLQRLFAGAEQPEPLLAAFADGMATLPGELGDMGQRLQSAQRSADWVSYGRAMRQLIDKYIRTIEQDSPDGPPDSLRLRELLRMTLGVTVASLLQNMPELKDEPVQLAAELRHWHPGQPLQPLELRLRELTHQIGVRSDGWQEQQELLLSLFDLLLENIGELLDDSSWLHGQLHAVRALIGGPLDRDSVEQARANLREVIYKQGLLKQGIVDSKAAMKSLMGDFIEQLDGMAVSTGEYHDRISSYALALKEARSIADLNQLLQDVLQDTGRVQEQALQARDHLGNARRDVEQAEARIAELEQELRDVSGLVRTDPLTGALNRRGFDELLERELTRAERHGHPLALALLDLDDFHQTNSDHGHPGGDAILRHLVTVCQLLLRSSDTIARIGGDEFVLLMPETPGADSMSTLQRLQRSLAQRPLQLDGQRVPVHFSAGLAQWQPGESGDALLKRADAALYAAKRVGKNRVQAG; encoded by the coding sequence ATGAAGGACCCGCAGGACGCCCTCCCCAGCCCCGGCCCCGGCACTGCCGTGGGGCGGCTGCTGTCGCGCCGCCTGGGCGCGGCCAAGGCGACCGGGGATACGGTGGACACGCCCGTCGCCAGGGGCGGCAGCAGCGCCCAGCTGCAACGCCTGTTCGCCGGCGCCGAGCAGCCCGAACCGCTGCTGGCGGCGTTCGCCGACGGCATGGCCACCCTTCCCGGCGAGCTGGGCGACATGGGCCAGCGCCTGCAGTCGGCCCAGCGCAGCGCCGACTGGGTCAGCTACGGCCGCGCCATGCGCCAGCTGATCGACAAGTACATCCGCACCATCGAGCAGGACAGCCCCGACGGCCCGCCCGACAGCCTGCGCCTGCGCGAACTGCTGCGCATGACCCTGGGCGTGACCGTAGCCAGCCTGCTGCAGAACATGCCCGAACTGAAGGACGAGCCGGTGCAGCTGGCCGCCGAGCTGCGCCACTGGCACCCCGGCCAGCCGCTGCAGCCGCTGGAGCTGCGCCTGCGCGAGCTCACCCACCAGATCGGCGTGCGCAGCGACGGCTGGCAGGAACAGCAGGAACTGCTGCTGAGCCTGTTCGACCTGCTGCTCGAGAACATCGGCGAACTGCTCGACGACAGCAGCTGGCTGCATGGTCAGCTGCATGCCGTACGTGCGCTGATCGGCGGCCCGCTGGACCGTGACTCGGTCGAGCAGGCGCGCGCCAACCTGCGCGAAGTGATCTACAAGCAGGGCCTGCTCAAGCAGGGAATCGTCGATTCCAAGGCCGCCATGAAGAGCCTGATGGGCGACTTCATCGAACAGCTGGATGGCATGGCGGTCAGCACCGGCGAGTACCACGATCGGATCAGCAGCTATGCGCTGGCGCTGAAGGAAGCGCGCAGCATTGCGGACCTCAACCAACTGCTGCAGGACGTGCTGCAGGACACCGGCCGCGTGCAGGAACAGGCGCTGCAGGCACGCGACCACCTGGGCAACGCCCGCCGCGACGTGGAACAGGCCGAAGCGCGCATTGCCGAGCTGGAACAGGAACTGCGAGACGTCTCCGGGCTGGTGCGTACCGACCCGCTGACCGGTGCATTGAACCGGCGCGGCTTCGACGAGCTGCTGGAACGTGAACTGACCCGCGCCGAACGGCACGGCCACCCGTTGGCGCTGGCGCTGCTGGACCTGGATGACTTCCACCAGACCAACAGCGACCACGGCCACCCCGGTGGCGACGCGATCCTGCGTCACCTGGTCACCGTGTGCCAGCTGCTGCTGCGCAGCTCGGACACCATCGCGCGCATCGGGGGCGACGAGTTCGTGCTGTTGATGCCCGAAACCCCGGGCGCCGACAGCATGTCCACCCTGCAGCGGCTGCAGCGATCGCTGGCGCAGCGGCCACTGCAGCTGGACGGCCAACGCGTACCGGTCCACTTCAGCGCAGGCCTGGCCCAGTGGCAGCCCGGCGAAAGCGGTGACGCCCTGCTCAAGCGCGCCGATGCGGCGCTATACGCCGCGAAACGGGTCGGTAAGAACAGGGTACAGGCGGGGTAG
- a CDS encoding DUF808 domain-containing protein translates to MAGASLFALLDDIAALLDDVSILTKVAAKKTAGVLGDDLALNAQQVTGVSANRELPVVWAVAKGSLVNKAILVPAALAISALEAWLKGKGYPIPIVVPLMMIGGAFLCYEGVEKLAHRFLHSKEEDAQKKAERVAALADEKVDMVAWEKDKIKGAVRTDFILSAEIIVLSLGVVSAAPFLNQLTALVVIALGMTVFVYGLVAGIVKLDDAGLYLSRKGGALAAFGRGLLVSAPWLMKFLSVAGTAAMFLVGGGILVHNVPALHHFVQGLGGDGQWGWLVSALGNVVVGVIAGAVVLAVVTGIQKARGKTAH, encoded by the coding sequence ATGGCCGGTGCCAGCCTGTTTGCGTTGCTCGACGATATCGCCGCCCTGCTGGATGACGTCTCCATCCTGACCAAGGTGGCGGCGAAGAAGACCGCCGGCGTGCTGGGCGACGACCTGGCGCTGAACGCTCAGCAGGTCACCGGGGTCAGCGCCAACCGCGAGCTGCCGGTGGTGTGGGCGGTGGCCAAGGGCTCGCTGGTGAACAAGGCGATCCTGGTTCCGGCGGCGCTGGCGATCAGCGCGCTGGAAGCGTGGCTGAAGGGCAAGGGCTATCCGATTCCGATCGTGGTGCCGCTGATGATGATCGGCGGCGCCTTCCTCTGCTACGAGGGTGTGGAAAAGCTGGCGCACCGCTTCCTGCACTCGAAGGAAGAAGACGCGCAGAAGAAGGCCGAACGGGTCGCTGCGCTGGCCGATGAGAAGGTCGACATGGTGGCGTGGGAGAAGGACAAGATCAAAGGCGCGGTGCGCACCGACTTCATCCTGTCTGCCGAGATCATCGTGCTGTCGCTGGGCGTGGTATCGGCCGCGCCGTTCCTCAACCAGTTGACCGCGCTGGTGGTGATCGCGCTGGGCATGACGGTGTTCGTCTATGGGCTGGTGGCGGGCATCGTGAAGCTGGATGACGCGGGGCTGTACCTGTCGCGCAAGGGTGGGGCGCTGGCGGCGTTCGGTCGCGGTCTTCTGGTATCGGCGCCGTGGCTGATGAAGTTCCTGTCGGTGGCCGGTACCGCCGCGATGTTCCTGGTCGGTGGCGGGATCCTGGTGCACAACGTGCCGGCGCTGCATCACTTCGTCCAGGGGCTGGGCGGGGATGGGCAGTGGGGTTGGCTGGTGAGCGCGCTGGGGAATGTGGTGGTCGGCGTGATTGCCGGCGCGGTAGTGCTGGCGGTGGTGACCGGGATCCAGAAGGCGCGCGGCAAGACCGCGCACTGA
- a CDS encoding ABC1 kinase family protein — MNRRSQILRLLLRYRHSGVFSGMNLDARAVHDLPPEGNPEQFVTDLESLGPTFVKLGQMLSTRPDMVPVEFATALERMQEKVAPIPVERVYGIIEQELGASVSKLFASFDPVPLGCASIAQVHRAQLHDGREVAVKVQKPEVAAQLRSDLEVLRSFALAADHLTQVGRRVRLRDWLNEFAKTLMQELDYQAEAENLQRFGQHLRPFKPLWVPQPIWDYCSHRVLTMELAQGVRVDMIPDVRRTEEPMAPLAAALIRGYIDQIFVHGEIHADPHPGNLRVTPDGRLAIFDLGMVAHMPPRLRERLLKLLFAAVDGRGEEVADEIIGISTRLEAFDEERYLRETGQVIARYAASGTFSEGRVVLDLVRIATASGLRTPPELSLLGKALLNLEAVCRLLSPDLDTRRIVERQLQHVMRARLKKSLSAANLASEAMEVQQLLREGPRKMSDILALLAENRLQMKVTGLEESRLMENLQKIANRVSAGIVTAALILAAALMMKVDTGWHFFGYPAIAFTLMLIGVILGLGIILSALLFDRRARSREERGHR, encoded by the coding sequence ATGAACCGCCGCAGCCAGATCCTGCGCCTGCTGCTGCGCTACCGGCACTCGGGCGTGTTTTCGGGCATGAACCTGGACGCACGCGCCGTCCACGACCTGCCGCCGGAAGGAAATCCGGAGCAGTTCGTCACCGACCTGGAATCGCTGGGCCCCACCTTCGTCAAGCTGGGGCAGATGCTGTCCACCCGCCCGGACATGGTGCCGGTGGAATTCGCTACCGCGCTGGAGCGCATGCAGGAAAAGGTGGCGCCGATCCCGGTCGAGCGCGTCTACGGCATCATCGAGCAGGAACTGGGCGCGTCGGTATCCAAGCTGTTCGCCAGCTTCGACCCGGTGCCGCTGGGCTGCGCCTCCATCGCGCAGGTGCACCGCGCGCAGCTGCATGACGGCCGCGAGGTCGCGGTGAAGGTGCAGAAGCCGGAAGTGGCCGCACAGCTGCGTTCGGACCTGGAAGTGCTGCGCAGCTTCGCGCTGGCCGCCGACCACCTGACCCAGGTGGGCCGCCGGGTGCGCCTGCGCGACTGGCTCAACGAATTCGCCAAGACCCTGATGCAGGAGCTGGACTACCAGGCCGAAGCCGAGAACCTGCAGCGCTTCGGCCAGCACCTGCGTCCGTTCAAGCCGCTGTGGGTGCCGCAGCCGATCTGGGACTACTGCAGCCACCGCGTGCTGACCATGGAACTGGCGCAGGGCGTGCGCGTGGACATGATCCCCGACGTGCGCCGCACCGAAGAACCGATGGCACCGCTGGCCGCCGCCCTGATCCGGGGCTACATCGACCAGATCTTCGTGCACGGGGAGATCCACGCCGACCCGCATCCGGGCAACCTGCGGGTCACCCCCGACGGCCGCCTGGCGATCTTCGACCTGGGCATGGTCGCGCACATGCCGCCGCGCCTGCGCGAGCGCCTGCTCAAGCTGCTGTTCGCCGCCGTCGACGGACGCGGCGAGGAAGTGGCCGATGAGATCATCGGCATCAGCACGCGCCTGGAAGCCTTCGACGAGGAGCGTTACCTGCGCGAGACCGGCCAGGTCATCGCGCGCTATGCGGCCAGCGGCACGTTCTCCGAGGGCCGCGTGGTGCTGGACCTGGTGCGGATCGCCACCGCCAGCGGGTTGCGCACGCCGCCCGAACTGAGCCTGCTGGGGAAGGCGCTGCTCAACCTGGAAGCCGTATGCCGGCTGCTCTCGCCCGACCTGGACACCCGGCGCATCGTCGAACGGCAGCTGCAGCACGTGATGCGTGCTCGCCTGAAGAAATCGCTCTCTGCCGCCAACCTCGCCAGTGAGGCGATGGAAGTGCAGCAGCTGTTGCGCGAAGGCCCGCGCAAGATGTCCGACATCCTCGCCCTGCTGGCCGAGAACCGCCTGCAGATGAAGGTGACTGGGCTGGAAGAATCGCGCCTGATGGAGAACCTGCAGAAGATCGCCAACCGGGTGTCGGCGGGCATCGTCACTGCCGCGCTCATTCTTGCTGCGGCGTTGATGATGAAGGTGGATACCGGCTGGCATTTCTTCGGCTATCCCGCGATCGCATTCACCTTGATGCTGATCGGCGTGATCCTCGGGCTCGGCATCATCCTCAGCGCACTGTTGTTCGACCGACGTGCGCGCTCGCGGGAAGAACGCGGTCATCGCTGA